A window of Punica granatum isolate Tunisia-2019 chromosome 8, ASM765513v2, whole genome shotgun sequence genomic DNA:
GTTTTGGTATATAATCTACTCACGCAGAGACTGACTTTTGTTCTTTGTGACAGAAGCAAGAGAAGCAGCACCATTctgttctcttttctttttctctacTGCAGCAACAGCTCGTGTAGCTTCCTGTAGTAATTTGTACATCTCAGCAATAATTTCCTCAGTAGGAAACCTCTGTTTCAACTCTCAACAGAAAGGAAATAACTGACCTCACTAGCTTTCTTTGATTGACTTTCAATGGATTTTGACCACTTTAAACTACGCCCACCAACACTCACTACCTTTGATTTTCGAAGCGACAACCCATGAGATGACCTTACATAGACTGTATCCCTCTTTCTCAACAGCATCAATCTTCTACTGAAAGAGCAATTGTCAGTTAATTTGCAGACAAAATaggcaaaaagaaaatgaagatacTCGCAGTTATAGAAGGAAAAAACCCCAAAAAGGATGTACCTGATGGCAGATAAAGATCTATTATCTCCAATAGACACCGAATTCCGCATAAAATATCGCCAGTATGTTGCTCGTTTCCAGGGGAAAAACTGAGGGAAGAACTTATGATGATTTGATGCATTGAAGTTGCCCGACGTACCACGCAAAGTCCACACCAAAGCAGACTTTAGAGGTGTTTGCAGCTTTGAAGCACctgtgcaagaaaagtaaatctTCCATGAAGAAAGCAAACTAATGGTCCAACAAATTGCTCACGAAATTTACTAAGAGCTTTTCACCAGCTGATAATTTCGAACATGTGAACGAAAACCACATAACACCAGTGAAATGATGCCAATAGGTAGTCAACTGGAGCTGCAACTCCTGTATAAAAATGAACCAGAAAGTGCCTAAGAGGAACGAATTGACAAACCTTTCAGAGAACGCCTCCTGCCACTACTAGCACTGGTAACAATGTTTGCACCCAGCTGTCCCTCAGTATCTGCATTATCAGAAGATGATTGCTTGGCACTATCTAATGAAGTCCTAATCAGCTGATTTCTCTTCCTCTTGTAGTACCCTTCAGAGGGCAGGCCTTGCTTCTTATCGACCATACAAATGGGCAGGTCAAAATCATTCACTTTCGCTACCAACTGATTTGATTTGCACTTCACATACGTAATCCTCTTCAATTTAGATGTCGCCAAGCTTTCATCCTCCATTTCATTCTGACTTCCTGAACTGTTCATTGAAGCAGTTTGATCTTGATGGGCTTCAGAAGTCATCCCTGCATCCTCATGAGTTTTCAGCACATCGTTCTCGGTACAACCCATAGGATCTGACACAGGGTGACTCGAACCAGTAACTGAAGGATTTGCTGCTTGAGAAGATGGCAACCTTGCTGAAGGAACAATATTGCAGTTAGGCAAGTTATCACTGACAGATAGCGGAGGTGTCTGTGGTCTCGCCAGATGGTTTCTTCCACCTGTCCTCAAATGGTTTGGCATGCCATTAACATCATCAGTATTTGCAGAAACAGTGCTCTTCTTCAAGTCATGCACATCTGAGGAGTTTGACCTATGAACAGGGACTGTGCTATGGGAAAGCTGGGTTTGAGGGATAGCAGCTACTGGCTTCCTGACCAAGCTGTTGCCTTTTCGAATATAAGAAGTATTTTGAAGCTTTGCATTCTTTCCTGGAAGAGGTAATTTTGCTGGTAAAGTGCCAAGTGAAGGTTTAAGCCCTGGAGAAGCAGCAGATGAACTACTTGTTCGGCACCACGTATTGGGTTTTGCAGTGGAATTGGAAGTAATCTTTGAAGTTGTGGCAGTAAAAGAGGAATGACTGGGAAAGGCCCTTCGAATCATATGACTGTGCCGATTCAATCTCCCATACGGCTCTGTGCTCAATGGATCTGAACCGCAATTCATACTTCTTGAACCATTTGATGGAAAGCTTACTGTCTTATCCCTCGCCGAACAGCTTTTCTCTAATGCATTATCCGAACTATAACCAACTAAATTTTCATGCGAAATTGAGGTAATAGCAAAGCCAGCAGATGCACTCGATCCTCCTCCAACAGCCAGATTCTCCCCATGATCCGTACCAATATTCTTCACAACTGCCTTGCTAGCAATTTGGTCAAGCAAGGCTCCACCACTTGAGTTTTGTGCACCCAAGACATGTAGACTTTCTGGTGAACCCATATCGGATAGTGCATCAGGCACAGACTCCATCACTTCATCATAGGAGTTAGAAGCATGAACTCCATCTCTAGCTACATCAACCTCAccagaaaatgacaaataaagTGAAACAGAAGGTGATTCATCCTTCAAACTGAGACTGGCATCGTTTTCTATATTTGCAGGACAGAACAACTGATCAGAGCTCTGAAAACTGATATCTGGAATAAGGGATTTCGTTCTCTCACAATCGCTCACTGCTTGCTTTTCTGAAGGATCTAAGTCCAATTTTCTCTCCTCAAATCTTTCTTGATCAATATCCCTGTTTTGATGATCATGCAACAGATCAACTGCAAGAGAATTTTCTTCAGGCCTGCCTTCTATAATCAGGTGATCAGCAGATTCTCCATTTCCGATGCCCAACTGCCCTAGAAATGAACTGGACTGAACACCAGGAACATGCACATTATTAACTGAACCCATACCATCAGATTGTCCTACTTGACTAGTGTCCTTGAACATGACACCTCTTTCTTCCAAGGTTGATACTGAAGCAGCCCCCTGAAGTGTATTGGCATTATGACCCGCACCCGCAGCTGCCACTTTTGGTTGGACTGAACTATCACATGGAATTGGCTGCACTTGTACAAAAGTAGTAGTTGTATCTGCAACCAAAGCGATGTTATTGTCCTGAGGTGCCATTGCATCAGAAGATCCTGAATAAGCAGAACAAACTTTTCTCCTCTTTCTCAGAGTGGGTGACGTTCTACCCTCATCAAGACCACTATCACTATCCAGCGAAACCTTAGTATCAAGAGGATCATGTGCATCTGCTGACCCAGTTCCATGTGAAACATTGTGCCCAAAGGTGATTGCAGGTAAACCAACAGTCAACTCTCCCAAACTGGAAGCTACTGCAGGATCAGGATTCTGGgtacataaatttaaaaccGTATCTAAAGTATCTGAAGGGCCACTATATGTTTTACTCACAGGTTTTATGCAGATACTGGCTTCTCTTGAAGTCAGAGGATCAACTTGAAAAATCCCACGGTGGCTTCTACCTGCATTGAGTGCACTGTCCTTTGAATTGTCCACTGTCAGATCAAAATTTCCTAGATTTGCTTTGCTGCCATTATCAAGCATTCTTGGGCCACTCACTTGGGGCAACTGTCCCCTTGCATCATCACAAATGAGATTACTCAAACCCATGAAATTCTTCTCTGAGTTAGTTGTAAAACTGCCAGAAACCCAGCAAGCACCTGTTTCCATGACATTTTGAGAATCTCCACAAAGCCCAGTAGTCATTTGGTAAGTATTAAGGCTGCAATCTGGAGCATCAAATTTCTCCTTACCAATAATAGGTAAGTCTTGCGAGCCAATCAAATCTTCTTCAGGACCAGAAGCAGCATTTCTCATCAACAAAGACCCATCTACCACTGTAGAACCATCCTCAATATTAGACCCACTTAAGGTTGACATGCGCGTAGTACTACAATCTTCTGCAAGATTATCTTTCTCTGCCTCATTGTCCAGCAGCAAAAACTTCACATCTTGATGTAATTGTCCACTGAATTCATCCTTGCTAATCTTACCATCAACCACTGCAACTGGTACATTCATGGAACTCGAAACAATTTGGAGGTCAACATTATTAGCATTTGGTGCATCTACTTTCGTTTCTTCACAATTCACAGgacaaaaagaagaagatgaacaatcTCTCTCCTTGTTTTCACATAAAACACCAGTACCCTCATCTGTCTCTCTGCCAAATCTCGGTGATGAAAAAGAACACGATAATCCTTTCTTTTCATCAATTTGTCGTAAAAGTCCCGGTTCATTTGAATCATTGGTCGCTAGACACTCCTCAGACAATGCCATACTGTGGCTTGCAATTTCCTCTTGCAAAGAACCTGAACCTTTGGAAGACACTAATCTTGAAGGACTATCTGCTTTCTTGAGCCCGTCATGCTTCCTAGAAGGCTGCCGGTTTGGTGGGTCTGCCTTACGAGTAACAACTTTTTTCACCACTttcttcacaatttttttcttcttggcAACCCTGACTGAAGGTGCTTTATCTGGCAACCCTTTGTCTGCTGTTTTACTCAGACTTGAACCACCAGCCTTACCAGCATTATCAGAAACCACAACCCTTTTAGCGCCAGCACCAGAATATCGTCCCTTAGGAACTGTACCTTTGACTGAAGGTGCTTTATCAGGCAACTCTTTGACTGCAGTTTTACTCAGACTTGAACCACCAGTTTTACCAGCATTATCAGAAACCACATCCCTTTTAGCGCCAGCACCAGAACCTTGTCCCTTAGATACTGTATCTTTGACTGAAGGTGCTTTATCAAGCAAGCCTTTGTCCGCATTTTTACTCAGACTTGGACCACCAGTTTTACCAGCTTTATCAGAAACCACATCCCTTTTAGCGCCAGCAGCAGAATCTTGTCCCTTAGAAACTGTATCCTTGACTGAAGGTGCTTTATCAGGCAAGCCTTTGTCTACAGTTTTACTCAGACTTGAACCACCAGATTTACCAGCTTTATCAGAAACCACATCCCTTTTAGCGCCAGCACCAGAATGTTGTTCCTCCGGAACTGCATCCTTGGATGAATGTGCTTTACCAGGCAACCCTTTCTTTATAGTTTTACCCTGACTTGTGCCAACATTTTCACCGGCTTTACCAGAAGTGACATCCCTTTTAGCGCCAGCACTAGAATCTTGTCCCTCAGGAACTGCGTCCCTGAATGAATGTGCTTTACCTGGCAACCCTCTGCCTACAGTTTTACCCTGACGCGAGCGAACATTTTTACCAGCTTTATCAGAAGCAACATTGCTTTTAGGGCCAGCATTAGAATTTTGTCCCTCAGGAACTGCATCCTTGACTGAAGGTGCTTTACCAGGCAACCCTTTGTCTGCAGTTTTACCCTGAGTTGAACCAACATTCTCAGCTCTATCAAGAACCACATCCCTTGTAGCGCCAACCTTAGAATCTTGTCCCACAGCCACTGCATCCTTCCTACCTTGAAGATCACTACTGCCTATATCTGCAACAGGACTTGGACAAGACTTTCCAACTTCATAAGTAACAGATGAGACATTCGTCACTTTTGATACAGGTAATGAGCTGCTATTTGACTTAACTGGAGCATCAGATTCAGCAACTATCCCTTCCAAATGTCCCAAATTATCCTGGTGTTGAGCAGATGCACCAACTCTCTCAAGCAATTGTTTTGAATTCTCGGTCGTGCTAATGGCGACACCAGTCACACTAAGAGAGGAGTTTAATTTCTCATCATACACATTGAGTTTGTCCAGCAATGAACTTGTGCTATCTTTATCTGACACAATAGCTGACTTCAGCTTCTTGCTTGAGGGCATGTAATCCTTTTCGTAAACAACCCTGGGGCTTGTAGGTTGAACAATGGGCTTGGCAATCAGCGTGTTAGATTTAAATGAAACATCAAGATCCACTGAACCATCTTCTCTTGTGTCCCTTGGCCCATGATCTGAACTGATAAACTGTCCCTGCCCCTTACTTTTGGAAGAACCAGGGCCAGAGCCACTGTCATCGTTATAGCCATTGCTGTAATGCCGTTCATTGTCTCTAATCCTGTGGTTAAACCTTGGCATCTGAAGCCTCAAGAACGCACTCTTCTTCTGTAGTTGCTTCTTGGGAGTGAGACTATGTTCGCGGACGACTTCTCTACTACCCCGACTGGCACCGCCATATCTTCCAAATTCAGCAGCATGATATTCCTGTTTCAATGCAACAGTCCTAAAATCCTCTCCATCAAAATCTGTAATTTCAGGAAGTGATTCACTTGAATTCCTGGTATTGTCTCTCTTATGAACCCAACTTTGCCTCCCACTCGTGCCGTCTCCTCTCTCATTCCGGTGAGGCTCACTATCATAGCTGCCTGCAACTGACGAAAACCGATAGGAAGACCCATGAAAAAGACTGTCTTGCTGATCAGAACCGGACCCCTCTGCATAATTCTCCCTTAACCTAACCCTGGAAATTGGCTCTACTTCACGCCTAGAGCTATCAACCGGCCCATAAGGCGAGGCAGCTCTGTGCTCAGGTGCACGACGGTGTACATCATGATTGTAATCCGCATTGGAATACGACCTATGCACCAGACGCCGATCGAGCAATTCTGCGCGATTTTCCACAAAAGGAGAGTCGTGTCCGCCGAGGACTCGACGGTCGCTATCAACAAGGGCATGATGGTGGTGCTGGTGGTGGTGATAGATCGATCGCCGATCACGATCATCATCGATAGGGTTGAACCCGCGGGTAGCAAGCTCGTATCGTGGGAGTGAGGTCGTCAGCGCTCTCGGTGGTGCAGGGGAGGGATGGTAATCCGAAGGGTGGTGGATCTGCGGCGGGAAGTTGCGGCTCTGCTGATGGTgctggtggtggtggtggtaaTGGGGGACGGTTTGGGGAGGGTAGAGATTGGGGTTATCGGAGTAATTTGAGCGGTTCGGCGGCCGGGGCGAAGAAGATACCTGAGCGTACCTCGATTGCTGCTGGTGGtggtgatggtggtggtgACGGTGGTGGTGTTGGGCGGTCGGCCGGCCGTCCGGCGGAGCGTAGGGATTCATCGGGTGGAGAAGGCTCCGTAGGTCAATGCTCTCGCGGTGCCTTTCTTGCGACTTTGGTTACAGATATAGAGAGAGATCATCGACAATGCTAGGGGTGATAGTGTTATTGTTGATTGATTTAGGGGGCAAAATGGAACTGAGGGTAAAGAGATCAGCCGGCTGCGATCCTCATCTCCCCAATGAAAATCTCGGTTGACCATATCGCACAGCCACATGAACATATTTGAGCATGCTAGCATTTTGGTCCTCGAATTTTTCATTTGCCTTCCACTTTAGTATCTAAAAGAAATTTACCAGCGATTGAGCTTTCATGCTTGCCAGCGATTGAGCCCTGAAACGATGTTGTTTTGCTAAGcttcatttaaaaaataatatatttgacGCCTTTAGCGCCACGTAAGCGACCACATCGGTTTTTTCGTGAAGGACTTGATGGGCGAACCTGAGTGTTGGACGGAATTGGAATTTAGGGGCTAAATCGCTGGAAAAGAATTTTCAGATACTAAAGTGGGGGCAACTGAAAATTTCAAGGACTAAAGTGTTAGCACGCTCAATAAATTTGGTGTGGACCTGTGTGGTAGCCTGAAGAGGCCCAGCCCACATTAGCAATAATCTAGCCCATGTATCGGGATTCCTAGTGTCAACGCACGAGGTTAATTTTGATAGGGGCGTGAGACTTTTAGGTCACATTAGCTTTGTGAGTGCAGTAATGGAAACAGAGAAATAGAGGAATATATGTCATCAACTATGTACTCTGAAAATATCATTATCAGAATAACAAACTTCTTTCTCTATCGTTTTCTCTTcttattctttcttcttctcccttcttctccctccctctcaaTTTCTACTCCAAGTCGCAAGGCTGACAAATTGGTATTAGAGCCAAGTCTTGGGAGCTAAAAGCTGGGAAAAGGCTACCACCCAATGGCAGAAGGAACTCGTCTTAAGACGATTGAGGATTAGACAAGAAGTTGGAGAAATTTGCTTCAGAATCCACTGAGCAGAGAAGAATCGATTAGGAGAAGAGTAAGAATTAACTCTCGAAGATGTTTGAGAAGACAATGACTTTGCTAGAGAAGAACATGGGGGCGAAATCTACGAGTTCTTCAAATCCTCCATATCGTGTGGACCCTCCCCTGCTACCTACACCAGTCCTGCAAGCGAGGGTCAGTTCTTCCACGACGGGGTACAAGGCCAAGATCGATTTCCCTCGATTTGATTGTGGTAATCCACGAAGCTGGGACTATCACTATGAGAAGTACTTGGTATTGAACCAAATAGCAGAGGCTCATAAGGTGGATATGGCAACCATTTACCTCGATGACAAAGCGGATGAAATGGCTGCATGGGGTCCTTGCCACTCGCAAGGTTATCAACTAGACAGAGTTCAACGAAGTTTTTGTGCCA
This region includes:
- the LOC116187720 gene encoding uncharacterized protein LOC116187720 isoform X4; its protein translation is MNPYAPPDGRPTAQHHHRHHHHHHHQQQSRYAQVSSSPRPPNRSNYSDNPNLYPPQTVPHYHHHHQHHQQSRNFPPQIHHPSDYHPSPAPPRALTTSLPRYELATRGFNPIDDDRDRRSIYHHHQHHHHALVDSDRRVLGGHDSPFVENRAELLDRRLVHRSYSNADYNHDVHRRAPEHRAASPYGPVDSSRREVEPISRVRLRENYAEGSGSDQQDSLFHGSSYRFSSVAGSYDSEPHRNERGDGTSGRQSWVHKRDNTRNSSESLPEITDFDGEDFRTVALKQEYHAAEFGRYGGASRGSREVVREHSLTPKKQLQKKSAFLRLQMPRFNHRIRDNERHYSNGYNDDSGSGPGSSKSKGQGQFISSDHGPRDTREDGSVDLDVSFKSNTLIAKPIVQPTSPRVVYEKDYMPSSKKLKSAIVSDKDSTSSLLDKLNVYDEKLNSSLSVTGVAISTTENSKQLLERVGASAQHQDNLGHLEGIVAESDAPVKSNSSSLPVSKVTNVSSVTYEVGKSCPSPVADIGSSDLQGRKDAVAVGQDSKVGATRDVVLDRAENVGSTQGKTADKGLPGKAPSVKDAVPEGQNSNAGPKSNVASDKAGKNVRSRQGKTVGRGLPGKAHSFRDAVPEGQDSSAGAKRDVTSGKAGENVGTSQGKTIKKGLPGKAHSSKDAVPEEQHSGAGAKRDVVSDKAGKSGGSSLSKTVDKGLPDKAPSVKDTVSKGQDSAAGAKRDVVSDKAGKTGGPSLSKNADKGLLDKAPSVKDTVSKGQGSGAGAKRDVVSDNAGKTGGSSLSKTAVKELPDKAPSVKGTVPKGRYSGAGAKRVVVSDNAGKAGGSSLSKTADKGLPDKAPSVRVAKKKKIVKKVVKKVVTRKADPPNRQPSRKHDGLKKADSPSRLVSSKGSGSLQEEIASHSMALSEECLATNDSNEPGLLRQIDEKKGLSCSFSSPRFGRETDEGTGVLCENKERDCSSSSFCPVNCEETKVDAPNANNVDLQIVSSSMNVPVAVVDGKISKDEFSGQLHQDVKFLLLDNEAEKDNLAEDCSTTRMSTLSGSNIEDGSTVVDGSLLMRNAASGPEEDLIGSQDLPIIGKEKFDAPDCSLNTYQMTTGLCGDSQNVMETGACWVSGSFTTNSEKNFMGLSNLICDDARGQLPQVSGPRMLDNGSKANLGNFDLTVDNSKDSALNAGRSHRGIFQVDPLTSREASICIKPVSKTYSGPSDTLDTVLNLCTQNPDPAVASSLGELTVGLPAITFGHNVSHGTGSADAHDPLDTKVSLDSDSGLDEGRTSPTLRKRRKVCSAYSGSSDAMAPQDNNIALVADTTTTFVQVQPIPCDSSVQPKVAAAGAGHNANTLQGAASVSTLEERGVMFKDTSQVGQSDGMGSVNNVHVPGVQSSSFLGQLGIGNGESADHLIIEGRPEENSLAVDLLHDHQNRDIDQERFEERKLDLDPSEKQAVSDCERTKSLIPDISFQSSDQLFCPANIENDASLSLKDESPSVSLYLSFSGEVDVARDGVHASNSYDEVMESVPDALSDMGSPESLHVLGAQNSSGGALLDQIASKAVVKNIGTDHGENLAVGGGSSASAGFAITSISHENLVGYSSDNALEKSCSARDKTVSFPSNGSRSMNCGSDPLSTEPYGRLNRHSHMIRRAFPSHSSFTATTSKITSNSTAKPNTWCRTSSSSAASPGLKPSLGTLPAKLPLPGKNAKLQNTSYIRKGNSLVRKPVAAIPQTQLSHSTVPVHRSNSSDVHDLKKSTVSANTDDVNGMPNHLRTGGRNHLARPQTPPLSVSDNLPNCNIVPSARLPSSQAANPSVTGSSHPVSDPMGCTENDVLKTHEDAGMTSEAHQDQTASMNSSGSQNEMEDESLATSKLKRITYVKCKSNQLVAKVNDFDLPICMVDKKQGLPSEGYYKRKRNQLIRTSLDSAKQSSSDNADTEGQLGANIVTSASSGRRRSLKGASKLQTPLKSALVWTLRGTSGNFNASNHHKFFPQFFPWKRATYWRYFMRNSVSIGDNRSLSAIRRLMLLRKRDTVYVRSSHGLSLRKSKVVSVGGRSLKWSKSIESQSKKASEEATRAVAAVEKKKREQNGAASLASVTKNKRERIFRVGNERYKMDASRKTLIRISDDESSLTAASQQGTNAKKSYVPRRLVIGNDEYVRIGNGNQLIRDPKKRTRVLANEKVKWSLHTARLKLAKKRTYCQFFTRFGKCNKGDGRCPYIHDPSKIAVCTKFLTGSCSNNDCKLTHEVIPERMPDCSYFLQGLCTNKNCPYRHVNVNPNSSTCEGFLRGYCADGNECRKKHSYVCPIFESTGNCPLGSKCKLHHPKSRTKGKKRKRSKEKKNAMGRYFGGSKYVRASDPGTSVTEKPSADESNSNNGDDNPFEEKLADYVSLDVSDEEEGAEDIGRVMGVEANDDFDMELDDLDELIKPIGIMNVMA